TAACTGCTTAATATGGGTAGATAATGCGAGATTTACACATTGAGTCAGAAAAATGAGGATAAAGGAAACCTTGTGCATCAGTTCATgtgattcactaaaaaaaatGACTCACTTCAGTAGACCACCAGTGATTCTTAACTGGTTTTACTTCAGCATCCAGGTTTTATATTCTTTCGAATGGTGAGCAAACACAATACCAAAAAAATGggaaagttttttaaaaaatttagtattttttattaacattatttgtttaaattaactCATTAACATTagtataattttaaatttaacataACCCAAACTGAAATATTGACATACACATATATGCTCTCTATCTGTACTAAgtgaaaaaattaatttcttagATAACCATAACCATACAAATTATAGCATTCAGAAGAAGAAATGCATGTTCCTATGAATGTCtatttgttacactgtaattatacatttaagtaatattaagtaactgcatgtacttactataaggtttaggattagggtttggtttggtttaggtctatagttgcatgtaattatgcatattttataGCTATTACTATTGTAACAACATGTAACAAATGTGGGTCATTGACGGATAAGGTCTTTAAAAGTGTAAACGAAAAAATACcgtaatggagatataattaattttgaagttgtattaagtgttaacaatgagattatgtggattttttaatcaattaacgccgcttttgtcatttttagccAAAATTtaggttttaccgaatgacacttttggttatactgaatgacaatattttcaatgataacaggctgatatctagctaggtAACTAGTTAGCTTGcaagctagctagcaaaaggacagttattttatatttagtacaagttttcaAAATATTCCAACATCTAGCTGTACTACCTtcggatgtcatatctttgttttttattattattaaggcctttggacaaaaaaatgacccatcaCATCATTGACACATGTAACAATGAAACTATAATGTCTGAAAAGGGTATATGGCAGGCACTTCTTCAAAGTGATGTGCTTCTAAATACTCTAATTGCTCCTTGGTTGCTCACTGCTCTGTCCTCCATGAACCAGAAATCGATCGAGCACCATCATGAAGGATATATCAATTTACAAAACCCTCTATAAGGGAAGCTTCCAAAGGAGAATGGAGAACTAGGAAACATAGGTGTATCCTTCCCTGAACCTCGGCCAAAAACATATTTCACATATCCACAGTACAGcttgctttatttaaaatatcttgttTAACCAGCTATATAAACATAACAGCACAGCAAGGCATTAAAGAGGTACAAAGTAATGTTTTATCACAGTATTTAAATAGCCagtttgaattatttttattaatataacacaaagtagtacaatgatataaatatacattcaatatatacattatatattcaaAAACAGGTTTGGTTTTGAATATACTCCttggtttaaaaaaacaaaacaataaataaaggTTTGTGGTTATTAAATATGcttttgtgaaaatgaaaagttgtaaGTAACTGTAAAAGATTAACAATAAAATACACTCTTTCAGTTcactaataatattaaaaccaaacagatcagtcctttcaaaacattttagtacaAAATCATCAGTAATTATTGATGTGACACATGAATATTCCACCGATTCCTCTATCCTCGCATCTCATTCTTTCCACACCTCAGCTAAGATGGAAAGAATAGATGTGAGGGAAGGAAAACGGGATTGCACAATCAAACAAATAAGAGGTATATATGTTTCTCCTGGGATTCGAACTTCCTCCATTTGAGTTTCTTTGTATCTTCATAATGACCTGCACACTATATGAGGTGTGAGGGGTGGGTATACAGCTCTTAGAGTCAGCGGTGTTATTCTGTTGTCTTTGGGACTGTCACCGCACTTGCTAATAACAGTAGCGTTTGTGAGCACAGAAGAGCTGCTCTTCCGTCTAGGATGCAAAAGACTCCAAAAAACTCCTCGAGCTCTCTTTCGAAAGTGACTCCCTACGATAACATACAAGAAAGGGTTAATTGAGCTATTGCTATACCCTAAATAAGTAGCCAGCTCATTGCCTATTTGTAATATGTGCTCCCAGAGGCACCCAGGAAGGAGATTAAAGTAGTCAAGTGTGTTAAGGAAACGCAGTAGCTGGAAGGGTGTCCAGCACAGGAGAAACACCGCGAGGACCGTCAGAACCAGATGAGCAGCCTTCCTCTCCGTCTGCACCCTCGCTTGAATCACCACACCACGATTTTTAAGCGCCTTGACCATGTGAAAGGTGCAAAGCGAAATGATTGGCAGAGGAACCAGGAATCCAATCAAGTTCATCGTAATGTTCCGTTGGAGCACCCAGGCCGGATGAGGGTACACTAGGTAGCAGGCTTCCACCTCTACGACTGGAACGAAATTTACTCCTCGGAAGAGCATTGCTGGGAGGCTGAAGGTGAATCCAACCGCCCAAATCACCACGCAGATACGCCTGGCCCATTTGGGGCATCTCAGCCTACTGGGAGTCATGGGTTTGGCCAGGGCGAGGTAGCGGTCCACGCTGACTAGCACTAGGAAGAGTATGCTGCAGTAGTAGTTCATCGAGATGGCGGTGTTGACCACCTTGCAGAGCAGTTGACCAAAGTTCCACTGATAGTTTCGGGCGATAGTGACTGCCCAGAAGGGCAAACAGAGGACCATAATGAGGTCTGCAGCTGCAAGGTTGCCCAGATACACATCAGCTACGCTGCACGGCTTCCGCTGGAAACAGAA
This genomic window from Chanodichthys erythropterus isolate Z2021 chromosome 4, ASM2448905v1, whole genome shotgun sequence contains:
- the si:dkey-63b1.1 gene encoding B2 bradykinin receptor, with translation MELNSSNVACNETVAWIWLSSLQPPFLALISILGVVGNSLVLCVFCFQRKPCSVADVYLGNLAAADLIMVLCLPFWAVTIARNYQWNFGQLLCKVVNTAISMNYYCSILFLVLVSVDRYLALAKPMTPSRLRCPKWARRICVVIWAVGFTFSLPAMLFRGVNFVPVVEVEACYLVYPHPAWVLQRNITMNLIGFLVPLPIISLCTFHMVKALKNRGVVIQARVQTERKAAHLVLTVLAVFLLCWTPFQLLRFLNTLDYFNLLPGCLWEHILQIGNELATYLGYSNSSINPFLYVIVGSHFRKRARGVFWSLLHPRRKSSSSVLTNATVISKCGDSPKDNRITPLTLRAVYPPLTPHIVCRSL